The genomic segment GATGAGGTCATGCCGAGGTGCAGGAAGCGGGCAGGCTCACCGACATGTTCGGCGACATTGGTCAGGAAGGCGATGACGTCATGCTTCACTTCCCGTTCGATCTCGTCGATCCGGTCCACCTCGAAGGCGGCCTTCTCGCGCACGGCCGCGGTGGTGCCTTCCGGGATGATGCCGAGGTTTTCCATGGCCTCTGCGGCGAGGGTCTCGATTTCGAGCCAGATGCCGAAGCGGGATTCCGGGGACCAGATGGCAGCCATTTCGGGACGGGTGTAACGGGGGATCATGCGCGCATTCCTGATTTTTGGGCCGGATTGTTCGCGCCCCTAATACGCCGAACCGTCTGGTTTGCCACCCCCTGTGGCAGGCGGCGCGCTTGCCGGAAAACCCGATCCCCGCGATGGATAGGCATACGCCGGATTGGCGAAGTGTGTGGCCGCCCGGATAGGGTTACGCTAAGTTGAAGCCGCATGATCGCTTTCAGAAGGAGGCGGCCAGTGTTGAGGGGGACATGGAATGAGCAGAATTCTCATCTTGTCGGCAGCCGGTCTTGCGCTGGCCGGGGGCGCCATTGCGCAGGGCACCGGCGACTATCCGGCTGATGCGGCGCCTGGGTCCTGCTATGCCCGGGTCCTGATTCCCGAAACTTATGAAATCCAGACCGAGCAAGTGCTGGATCAGCCAGAGCACACAGAAGCGCGCGTGATCCCGGCAACCTATGAGACCGTGGTCCAGCGGGTGATGGTGAAGGAGCAGGCGCTGACCTATCGCGTGGTGCCGCCGGTCTATGAAATCGAGACCGAACAGCTGTTGATCGTCCCGGAGCAGACCGAGACGGTGGTGATTCCGGCCGAGTACGAGACTTTCACCGAACAGGTTCTGGTGCGCCCGGCCTATGTCACCTGGAAACCCGGTGCTGGGCTGTTCGGGCGCCAGCCGTCAGGTGAGGGCGATGTCACGCTCGCCACAGGGGAGGTTCTCTGCCGTGTGGAAGTCCCGGCGCAGTACGATACGGTGAGCCGGACACGCCTGAAAACGCCGGAACGTGTTGAAACAAGGGTGATTCCCGCTCGTTTCCGAACAATTGAGCGGCAGGTCCTGCGGGAACCGGCCCAAATGGTCGAGGAAATCCTCCCGGCTGAATACGAGGACGTTGAGGTCCAGCGCCTTGTGACGCCGGAACAACAGGAAACGATTGTCGTACCGGCCACTTACAAGACGATCGAGAAGCGGACCGTCACCGGTGGCGGAACGGTCGAGTGGCGGGAAGTCCTGTGTGATTCCAATGCAACAGAAGCCAAGATCGCCGAAGTGCAGCGAGCGCTCGCGGCCAAAGGGTATAATGTTCAGGCCGATGGCGTTTTCGGCCCGGCGACGCTGAATGCGATGGAAGGCTGGCAGGAAAAAAACGGCCTGCCGGTGGGATATCTGACAATCGGGACGGTTGAGTCGCTTGGTGTTTCGCCCGACTAGCTGAGATTTGGCGGATATTTGGGGGCAGGCGTGCCTTCCGGACGGGCAATTGTCGCCATCAGCCGTGACGCACAGCCGCACATACAGGCCCGTGAGGTGGCCGAAAGCAGACTTTAAGATAAGTCTCACCGTTATGTGGCGTGGATGTGTTGCGTGGATGGCAAAACCGTCCTAATCCGGCGCCAGCACAGGCTAGGAGGCCCTCTCTCATGTCGGACATCGAACGGCTGGCGCTCGACTATCTACCGGTCATCATCTTTCTGGTGATTGGTGCCGTGATTTCGGGCCTTTTCGTGGTTGGCTCATTGCTGCTGGCCCCATCCGAGCCCGACCCGGAGAAAAACTCCGCTTATGAGTGCGGTTTCAACGCCTTTGACGACGCCCGTATGAAGTTTGACGTCCGGTTCTACCTGGTCGCCATCCTGTTCATCATCTTCGACCTTGAAGTGGCCTTCCTGTTCCCGTGGGCGATCAGCCTCGGCAAGATCGGATTGCTCGGCTTCTGGTCGATGGTTGTCTTCCTGGGTGTCCTGACCGTTGGCTTCATCTACGAATGGCGCCGTGGCGCGCTGGAGTGGGAATAATGGCCGAAGACTTCAAGACATATGCCCTCGGCGGCGCCCGTTCGGGCGTTGAAGGCGGGTTCAAGCCGGGGCAGGACGATCCGTTCTATTCGGGCCTGTCCGATCAGCTGGCGGACAAGGGCTATTTCACGGCCGCGGCTGACGATCTGATCGCCTGGGCGCGAACTGGCTCCCTGATGTGGATGACCTTCGGGCTCGCCTGCTGCGCCGTTGAAATGATGCACGCCGGTAACCCGCGCTACGACCTTGAGCGCTTCGGCATGGCGCCGCGCGGTTCACCCCGCCAGTCGGACGTGATGATCGTCGCCGGCACGCTGACCAACAAGATGGCCCCGGCCCTGCGCAAGGTCTACGACCAGATGCCGGAGCCGCGCTACGTGATCTCAATGGGCAGCTGCGCCAATGGCGGCGGCTATTACCATTACAGCTACAGCGTCGTGCGCGGCTGTGACCGGATCGTGCCGGTCGACATCTATATTCCGGGCTGTCCGCCCACCGCTGAGGCTCTCGTGTACGGCTTCCTGCAGCTGCAGAAGAAGATCCGCCGGGAAGGCTCGCTGGAGCGCTAGGGGAAAGACATGCTGAACCAGGACGCCATCGACGCCCTCAAGGATCTCGGCGAGCATATCGCCGCTTCGCGCGCGGATGCGGTGAAGAGCTTCCACATGAACATGGATGAGCTGGTCGTGATGGCTGAGCGCGACCATATCGTGGGCCTGCTGCGCTTCCTGCGCGAAGATCCGCAATGCGATTTTGAAACGCTGATCGACATCTGCGGCGTGGACTATCCGGAGCGCGGCGAGCGCTTCGAGGTCGTCTATCACCTGCTGTCGATGCACCTGAACCACCGTGTCCGGGTGCGCGTGTCGACCGACGAAGACACCGCCGTGCCAAGCGCCTGCGCCGTATGGCCGGCTGCCAACTGGTTCGAGCGCGAAGCCTTCGACATGTACGGCATCCAGTTCGCCGACCATCCGGACCTGCGCCGCATCCTCACCGACTATGGCTTTGAGGGCTATCCGCTGCGCAAGGACTTCCCGCTGACCGGCAATTACGAAGTCCGCTATGACGACCTTGAGAAGAAGGTGGTCTACGAGCCGGTGCAGCTGGTTCAGGAATACCGCAACTTTGACTTCCTCTCCCCGTGGGAGGGCATGACGTCCCAGATCCCCGGCGACGAGAAAGCGACGGAGTCGTAAGACATGGCCGACACCGCTCACATCTCCGAAATGGAAGACCGCAAGTTCACGCTGAACTTCGGACCCCAGCACCCGGCGGCCCACGGCGTGCTGCGCATGATTCTCGATCTCGACGGCGAAGTCGTGACCCGCGTGGACAGCCATGTCGGCCTGCTCCACCGCGGCACCGAGAAGCTGCTGGAGTACAAGACATACCTGCAGGGCATGCCGTATTTCGACCGGCTCGATTACTGCGCCCCGATGAACCAGGAACACGCCTGGTGCCTGGCCGTCGAGAAGCTGCTCGGCCTTGAAGTGCCGCGCCGCGGCAGCCTGATCCGCGTGCTCTATTCCGAAATCGGCCGGATCATGTCGCACATGCTGAACGTGACCACGCAGGCCATGGACGTCGGCGCGCTGACCCCGATCACCTGGGGCTTCGAGGAGCGCGAGAAGCTGTGCGTCTTCTACGAACGCGCCTCCGGCAGCCGCATGCACGCGGCCTTCTTCCGCCCGGGCGGTGTCCACCAGGACCTGCCGCAGGCTCTGCTGGATGATATCGCCGAATGGTGTGAGCAGTTCCCGAAGAAGCTCGACCAGATCGAAGGCCTGATCACCGAGAACCGTATCTTCAAGCAGCGTAACGTCGATATCGGCGTTGTGGACGAGAAGACGATCATGGACTGGGGCTTCTCCGGCGTGATGGTCCGCGGATCCGGTTATGCCTGGGACCTGCGCCGCGCGCAGCCTTACGAGTGCTACAACGAGCTCGATTTCAAGGTTCCGGTTGGCCGCAACGGCGACAATTACGACCGCTATGTCTGCCGCATGGAAGAGATGCGCGAGTCGACCAAGATCATGCAGCAATGCATCGAGATCATGAACCGCGAAGGGCCGGGGGCGGTCCTGGCGAAGGGCTCGAAAGTGTCTCCGCCGCGCCGCGCTGAAATGAAGAACTCGATGGAAGCGCTGATCCATCACTTCAAGCTCTACACCGAAGGCTTCCACGTGCCGGAAGGTGAGGTCTACGCGGCCATCGAAGCCCCGAAGGGTGAGTTTGGCGTCTACCTCGTCTCCGATGGCACGAACCGCCCGTATCGCGCGAAGATCCGCGCGCCGGGCTATCCGCACCTTCAGGCGATGGATCACCTTTGCGTCGGCCACATGCTGGCCGATGTCTCGGCCGTTCTCGGGTCCCTCGATATTGTGTTCGGGGAGATCGACCGGTGATGTCCGCAGTAGAAATGTTTCATCCGTCTCAGGATGAAGCCAAAATGTATTTTGCAGGAAGGATCGAGTAGTGGCACTGCGCCGTTTTGATCTTGAGGCTGGTGGCGATACATTCGCCTTCAAGCCGGAAACGGAAGAAAAGATTGCCTTCTGGCGGAACAAGTATCCGGCGGAAAAGCAGCGTTCGGCCGTCATCCCCATGCTGTGGCTTGCCCAGAAGGACAATGATGGCTGGCTGTCCGAGCCGGCCATGCGTGAAGTCGCGGACAGGCTGGAAATGCCCTACATCCGCGTCTACGAAGTCGCGACGTTCTACACGATGTTCCGCCTTCAGCCGGTCGGGAAGTATCACGTCCAGCTGTGCGGCACGACGCCGTGCCAGCTGCGCGGTGCGGACAAGCTGAAAGAAGTCTGCCAGCAGGAAATCGGTGACATCATGTATGTCACCGACGATGGCCGCCTGTCCTGGGAAGAGGTGGAATGCCTCGGCGCCTGCGTGAACGCCCCCATGGTGCAGATCAATGACGATTATTACGAAGACCTGACGCCGGAAACGCTGTCGCAGATCCTCGGCAAACTGAAGAATGGCGTCGAAGTTGCGCCAGGTCCGCAGATTGACCGCGTGAACAGCGCACCGGAAGGTGGCGCAACCACCCTCACCGATCCGGCCCTCTTTGACGGCAGCAAGAACGTTATCGACACGCTGCCCAACCTGCCGTCTGATGAGCCGGAGTCTTCCGAAGCCGAGGCAACCGGAAAGCCGGAAGCTGACGCGCCGACCAATACGAAGCGCGAAGAGCCCGTTGCGTCCAATACGAAAAAGACGCTGATCGATGCGGGCAAAAAGGTCGAAACGGGGGTGCGCCCGGATGCCGTGACCATCGACCCGGCTTCTTATGATGACCTGAAGCGCATCAAGGGCATCGGCCCGAAGAATGAAGACGCACTCAACGAACTTGGCATCTATACGTTCAGGCAGATTGCCGAGTGGACGCCGGAAAATGTCGACTGGGTTGAAGACTTCATGAGCTTCCCCGGTCGGATTGAGCGCGAAGACTGGATTGCCCAGGCCAAGACGCTGGCCGAGGGCGGCGAAACGGAATTCTCCAAGCGCGTGGATGCGGGCGATGTCCCCTCCAGCCAGGAAGATGAGGACTAGGCCATGTTGCAGGACAAGGATCGCATCTTCACCAACCTCTACGGTCTGCACTCGCCCGAACTCGACGCGGCGAAGAAGCGGGGCGCGTGGCATCTGACCAGGGAAATCCTGGAACAGGGTCCGGACTGGATCTGCGACCAGATCAAGGCGTCCGGCCTGCGGGGCCGTGGCGGCGCTGGCTTTCCGACCGGCCTGAAGTGGACCTTCATGCCGAAGGAGGTGCGTGACCGCCCGCACTATCTCGTCGTCAATGCTGACGAGTCAGAGCCCGGCACATGTAAAGACCGCGAAATCATGCGCCACGATCCGCATCTGCTGATCGAAGGCTGCATGATCGCCAGCCGCGCGATGCGGGCGCACAAATGCTACGTCTACCTGCGCGGCGAATACATCAACGAGCGCCACGCGCTCGAAAAGGCCGTCAAGGAAGCCTATGAGGCGAAGCTGATCGGCAAGGACAATGTGAACGGCTGGGATTTCGATCTCTATGTCCACCATGGCGCCGGCGCCTATATCTGTGGCGAGGAAACCGCGCTGCTCGAAAGCCTGGAAGGCAAGAAGGGCCAGCCGCGCCTGAAGCCGCCATTCCCGGCCAATGCCGGTCTCTATGGCTGCCCGACGACCGTGAACAATGTGGAATCGATCGCCGTGGCCGGCACGATCCTGCGCCGCGGCGCCGAATGGTTCGCCGGTTTCGGCCGCCCGAACAATACAGGCACCAAGCTGTTCTGTATTTCCGGTCACGTGAACAAGCCGTGTAACGTCGAAGAAGAGATGTCGATCACGTTCCGTGAGCTGATCGACACCCATTGCGGCGGCATCCGTGGCGGCTGGGACAATCTGAAGGCCGTGATCCCGGGCGGGTCGTCGGTGCCGATGGTGCCGGCCGAGCAGATCATGGACGCCTATATGGACTTCGACACGCTGCGTGATCTGAAGTCCGGCCTCGGCACAGCGGCTGTGATCGTGATGGACAAGGACGCCGACCTGATCAAGGCGGTTGCCCGTCTCGCTTACTTCTACAAGCACGAATCCTGCGGCCAGTGCACGCCGTGCCGGGAAGGCACCGGCTGGATGTGGCGCGTGATGGAGCGCATGGCGAAGGGCGAAGCCGAGCATGACGAGATCGACACGCTGCTGGACGTGACCAAGCAGGTGGAAGGTCACACGATCTGTGCCCTCGGCGACGCAGCGGCCTGGCCGATCCAGGGCCTGATCCGTCACTTCCGGCCAGAAATCGAAGACCGCATCAACCAGTACAGACTGCCGCGCGCCATGGTGCAGGGCGCAGTCGTCGCGGCGGAGTAGAGATCCATGTCCGATCTGTTCAAAATCAATATCGACGGCAAGGAAATCGAGGTTCCGAAGTCCTACACGCTGATGCAGGCGTGTGAGGCGGCTGGCGCCGAGATCCCGCGCTTCTGCTATCATGAGCGCCTGTCTGTGGCCGGTAACTGCCGCATGTGCCTTGTCGAGTGGGAAGGCGCGCCGAAGCCGATTGCATCCTGCGCGCAGACGGTCGGCGACATGCGTCCGAACCGCGATGGTTCCGCGCCGAACATCCGCA from the uncultured Hyphomonas sp. genome contains:
- the nuoE gene encoding NADH-quinone oxidoreductase subunit NuoE translates to MALRRFDLEAGGDTFAFKPETEEKIAFWRNKYPAEKQRSAVIPMLWLAQKDNDGWLSEPAMREVADRLEMPYIRVYEVATFYTMFRLQPVGKYHVQLCGTTPCQLRGADKLKEVCQQEIGDIMYVTDDGRLSWEEVECLGACVNAPMVQINDDYYEDLTPETLSQILGKLKNGVEVAPGPQIDRVNSAPEGGATTLTDPALFDGSKNVIDTLPNLPSDEPESSEAEATGKPEADAPTNTKREEPVASNTKKTLIDAGKKVETGVRPDAVTIDPASYDDLKRIKGIGPKNEDALNELGIYTFRQIAEWTPENVDWVEDFMSFPGRIEREDWIAQAKTLAEGGETEFSKRVDAGDVPSSQEDED
- a CDS encoding NADH-quinone oxidoreductase subunit A; protein product: MSDIERLALDYLPVIIFLVIGAVISGLFVVGSLLLAPSEPDPEKNSAYECGFNAFDDARMKFDVRFYLVAILFIIFDLEVAFLFPWAISLGKIGLLGFWSMVVFLGVLTVGFIYEWRRGALEWE
- a CDS encoding NADH-quinone oxidoreductase subunit D; this translates as MADTAHISEMEDRKFTLNFGPQHPAAHGVLRMILDLDGEVVTRVDSHVGLLHRGTEKLLEYKTYLQGMPYFDRLDYCAPMNQEHAWCLAVEKLLGLEVPRRGSLIRVLYSEIGRIMSHMLNVTTQAMDVGALTPITWGFEEREKLCVFYERASGSRMHAAFFRPGGVHQDLPQALLDDIAEWCEQFPKKLDQIEGLITENRIFKQRNVDIGVVDEKTIMDWGFSGVMVRGSGYAWDLRRAQPYECYNELDFKVPVGRNGDNYDRYVCRMEEMRESTKIMQQCIEIMNREGPGAVLAKGSKVSPPRRAEMKNSMEALIHHFKLYTEGFHVPEGEVYAAIEAPKGEFGVYLVSDGTNRPYRAKIRAPGYPHLQAMDHLCVGHMLADVSAVLGSLDIVFGEIDR
- a CDS encoding peptidoglycan-binding domain-containing protein gives rise to the protein MSRILILSAAGLALAGGAIAQGTGDYPADAAPGSCYARVLIPETYEIQTEQVLDQPEHTEARVIPATYETVVQRVMVKEQALTYRVVPPVYEIETEQLLIVPEQTETVVIPAEYETFTEQVLVRPAYVTWKPGAGLFGRQPSGEGDVTLATGEVLCRVEVPAQYDTVSRTRLKTPERVETRVIPARFRTIERQVLREPAQMVEEILPAEYEDVEVQRLVTPEQQETIVVPATYKTIEKRTVTGGGTVEWREVLCDSNATEAKIAEVQRALAAKGYNVQADGVFGPATLNAMEGWQEKNGLPVGYLTIGTVESLGVSPD
- the nuoF gene encoding NADH-quinone oxidoreductase subunit NuoF; translated protein: MLQDKDRIFTNLYGLHSPELDAAKKRGAWHLTREILEQGPDWICDQIKASGLRGRGGAGFPTGLKWTFMPKEVRDRPHYLVVNADESEPGTCKDREIMRHDPHLLIEGCMIASRAMRAHKCYVYLRGEYINERHALEKAVKEAYEAKLIGKDNVNGWDFDLYVHHGAGAYICGEETALLESLEGKKGQPRLKPPFPANAGLYGCPTTVNNVESIAVAGTILRRGAEWFAGFGRPNNTGTKLFCISGHVNKPCNVEEEMSITFRELIDTHCGGIRGGWDNLKAVIPGGSSVPMVPAEQIMDAYMDFDTLRDLKSGLGTAAVIVMDKDADLIKAVARLAYFYKHESCGQCTPCREGTGWMWRVMERMAKGEAEHDEIDTLLDVTKQVEGHTICALGDAAAWPIQGLIRHFRPEIEDRINQYRLPRAMVQGAVVAAE
- a CDS encoding NADH-quinone oxidoreductase subunit B family protein, with product MAEDFKTYALGGARSGVEGGFKPGQDDPFYSGLSDQLADKGYFTAAADDLIAWARTGSLMWMTFGLACCAVEMMHAGNPRYDLERFGMAPRGSPRQSDVMIVAGTLTNKMAPALRKVYDQMPEPRYVISMGSCANGGGYYHYSYSVVRGCDRIVPVDIYIPGCPPTAEALVYGFLQLQKKIRREGSLER
- a CDS encoding NADH-quinone oxidoreductase subunit C, which produces MLNQDAIDALKDLGEHIAASRADAVKSFHMNMDELVVMAERDHIVGLLRFLREDPQCDFETLIDICGVDYPERGERFEVVYHLLSMHLNHRVRVRVSTDEDTAVPSACAVWPAANWFEREAFDMYGIQFADHPDLRRILTDYGFEGYPLRKDFPLTGNYEVRYDDLEKKVVYEPVQLVQEYRNFDFLSPWEGMTSQIPGDEKATES